The region GAAACTCATCCGTTCCGGGCTCCATCCTTCCTGGTTGAATGACGATGCGCTGGCTCGTCATCTCGACCGTCTGTATGAGGACGGCATTCACAACGTCATCAGCACCTGCTTAATTCATCTTTATCGGAAAGAAGACCTTCCTCTTCGGGTGTTCCACGCCGATGCGACGGACAAGACCGTTTACGGCGCCTATGAATCGGCCTCGTTAGCGGCTCTGCAGATCACACATGGCTGCAACCGCCATCAACATTGGCAAAAACAGATCGGCTTCGGACTGGTCGGCAACGAGGACGGCATCCCGTTTTACGGCGATGTGCACGACGGCAGCCTGCCTGACAAAACGTGGAATTCTTAAGTGAGATCCCGTGTCCATGAACAGCTCAAACAAGCCAAGATCGAAGACGAATGGATTGACGTGGACGATTCCGCCGCGATGACGAAAGACACCTTGGCGCAAACGAAAGCCGCCAACGCCTTTTTGATCACGAGAGGCCTTCGTCGCTCCGGATCGTGAAACGAGCATGGGCCGAGGCCGATTCGGCCCACATCCCGTGGAGCGAACCTTTTGCCTTGGCGGAGAGAAACGGCGCCACGTATCGGGTATGGGAAACGACCTCGACCTATGAAGGCCGCCCGGTTCGGCTGATCGTCGTCGAATCGAGCGCGCTCGATCAACGGAAAGGAAAGACGCTCGAAAAAGAACGAGCCAAAGAAGCGGAGCTTCTTCGCGAGGAACAAGAGCGTTGGGAGCGCCATCCCTTCTCCTGCCGGGAAGACGCGGAACAAGCCTTGGCGTCCCTCAAGGCGTCCCTTCGCCCTCAGTTTCATCGGGTCAAGGCCGCGGTCGAAAAGATCGTGCGTCCGAAAAAACGGCGCGGACGGCCGAAAAAAGGGGCGGAACTGGACATGGAGACGGTGTACGCCCTTCGCTTGAACGTCAAATTCGACCAAGATGCGTGGGAACAGGCGAAACGGAAAGCGTCCCGGTTTGTCCTCGTCACGACCGTTCCGAAAGAATGGAAGGGTCAACCTATGGATGCCCAAGAGATCTTGAAGCTATATAAAGGGCAGATCTCGTTGGAAATGAACTTCGCTTTTTTGAAAGACCCTTTTTTCACTGTTAAAGCCGATGATAAAATCCCCAATATAGCCGGAATAAAATTCCCCACTTACAATAGAACCATAGTGTTAACGAGAGGAGCTATGGTTCATGATGACGAGAGGGGAATTTTTTTATGATCAAAGAGATGTATGAAAGGGGAATGAGTATTTCCGATATTGCGAGGGAATTGGGGATCGATCGGAAAACCGTCCGAAAATATATTCACTCCCCCAATCCCCCTTCCAAATTCAAGCGAAAACCAAGAAAAAGCAAGTTGGATCCATTTAAGCCGTATCTTCAAAAACGAATGTTAGAGGATGGGGTGTTTAATAGCGAAAAGTTGTTTTTCGAAATTCGACAACAGGGCTACACGGGAGGAAAGACGATTTTAAAGGACTATATGCAGCCTTTCCGAGAGACGGCGAAAAAGAAATACACAGTTCGCTATGAAACGCTTCCTAGCGAACAAATGCAAGTTGATTGGAAAGAAGTTGGGGAGGTTGTGATCGAAGGGAAAAAAGTCAAGTTATCGCTATTTGTGGCCACGTTAGGCTATTCGCGGATGAAATACGCGGTATTTACGACCAGCCAGGACCAGGAGCACTTAATGGAATGCCTGATTCAAAGTTTCAAGTACTTTGGAGGGATTCCAAAGAGAGTGTTATTTGACAATATGAAGACCGTTGCCGACGGCCGGGAACAAGGAGTGGTGAAATGGAATCAGCGATTTTCTGAATTTGCGAGTTACTATGGATTTATTCCAAAAGTATGCCGGCCCTACCGGGCCCAGACAAAGGGGAAAGTCGAACGAGCCATTCAGTATATTATGGATCACTTCTATGTAGGAACATCGTTTGAAAGTATCGAAGAATTGAATTTCCTTTTGCATCGCTGGCTCGATCAAGTGGCGAATCGGAAGCCAAACGCCACTACCGGCATTCCTCCGCAAGAGCGTTGGGCAGAGGAACAGTTGAAACCTCTCCCGCAGAAAGATTACGATACGAGCTATCTTTCCTATCGGAAAGTGCATTGGGATGGCAGTTTCTCCTACAAAGGGGAACAATGGCTCTTATCGGCGGAGTATGCGGGCAAAGAAATTCTGGTAAAGGAGCGATTGAATGGGGATATTCGGTTGTACTATCGAGGGGAGGAGATTTCTTACTTGAACCAACAGAAAAAAGTAATGGCATTCGCCGAAAAAATAAAAAAGGGCTCTTCACCACAAAGTGTACTTGACAAAGAAAGACGATCATGATAGAGAAAATCAAAACAGCGTTTTTCCTTTTAATACCATACGTCTCTTTGAGCAACATTGCTATCATGTTTGTCTTTAAAAGTCAAGTACATCTTTTGGTGATGAACCTAAAAAAGAAACAGACGGAAATGGCGACCACCATTTCGCCTGTTTCGGTGGAAGTGGATACTCGTCCATTGTCCGTTTATGACGCATTCCTGCGAGGGGAAAGCTCATGAAAGAACGAATACACGAGTATTGCCACCGACTCCATTTGCCTGTCATGGCGGAGCGATGGTCCGCCATGGCAGAATACGCAGCTACTCATAATATACCATATTCGGAGTTTTTATTCCGCTTATTAGAGGCAGAAATCGTCGAAAAACAGGCACGATCGATCCAAACGCTCATCAAGCTGTCCAAACTGCCATATCGCAAGACGATCGATACGTTTGATTTTGCCGCACAGCCTTCAGTGGATGAGCGTCGGATTCGAGAGCTGCTTACGTTGTCTTTTATTGACCAAAAAGAGAATATCCTTTTTCTCGGTCCACCGGGGATTGGAAAGACGCACCTGGCGATTTCGATTGGAATGGAGGCGATCGTAAGAGGATATAAAACGTATTTTATTACCGCCCATGATTTGGTCACTCAGTTAAGAAGAGCCGACCAGGAAGGAAAGCTGGAAAAAAAGCTTCGTATGTTTGTGAAGCCAACTGTTCTCATTATGGATGAAATGGGGTACTTAAAACTGTATACATGCTCATTAAAAAGGGTTCATCACCAAAAGATGTACTTGAATTTTAAAGACAAACATGATAACAATGTTGCTCAAAGAGACGTATGGTATTAAAAGGAAAAAAGATGTTTTGATTTTCTCAATCATGATCGTCTTTATTTGTCAAGTACACTTTGTGGTGAATAGCCTTAAAAAGTTAACCTTCGTATAACCGATGCACACTCCGGTTATCCTGTTCCTAAGGAAACCTATGGAAAAGGAGCGGGATCATTCATGAAACGTCTCAACATCACCCATGATCACGGATGGACGCCACGGACGCTTCGCAAACAGGAACGGAAAATCAAAAACGCGCTTCTTCGCCAACGGGTGATGGCGGTTCGTTTGGTCATGGAAGGTTATTTGGGCAAAGAGGCGGCCTCCATGGTCAACGTGTGCCGACAAACCGTTTCCCATTATGTGTCGCTGTTCAACGAAGGCGGTCTGGAGCTCTTGCTTCATCGGGATTTCGCCCCTGGACGGGAGCCGTTTCTCACCGAAGAACAGCAGGAAGAGATCAAACAGCTTGTGTTGACCACCACTCCCGCGGAACTGGGCTGGGACGTCGCTTCGGCCTGGAACACCAAACTCCTGCAATCCTATGTCGAAAAGCACTTTGGTGTTTGCCTTTCCCGTGAAGCGCTGCGAAAACTCCTGCACCGTCAAGGTCTGTCATGGACTCGCCCTACGTACACGCTGGCGAAAGGGAATCCGGATGAGCAAAAGCAATTTGAAAAGCAAATGGATTTGATAAAAAAAACTTGATCACCAAGGAGACAGAAGATGCCGTTCTTCTGTACATCGATGAAACGCATATCCGCTCTTATCATGTCTTGCGATCCACTTGGTCCGAGGTCGGCCGTCAAAAACGTGTGCCGACATTCGGCCATCATGCCCATGTTTCGGTATTTGGCGCGGTGAACGTCCACGATGGGGACATCGTGCTTCACCAAACAGAAACCGCCAACGCCGCGACGTTCTTGGATTTCTTGCGCCTGCTCAAAGAGCGGCATCCCAACCGGATCATTGCGCTCGTCTTGGACAATGCCCGGATTCATCACGCTCGAATGGGGAAGGACTTTTTGCGAGAAGAAGGACAATGTTTTCATTTCCTGTATCTGCCTCCCTACTCGCCGCAGCTCAACCCGATCGAGCGTTTGTGGAAATGGCTGAAGGATACGATGATCGCCAACGCCTTTCACAAAGACCGCCACGAGATCGTGCAAGCGGTTCAACGATTTGCTCATTACATTCAGGAACGCCCGGAGGAAGTGTTGCGGCGCTTGGGGTGTTCCGCGTAATCGAAAAGTTAACTTTTCAAGGTGCATTTATATGGACCCGAACAGCGCTCATTACTTATTTCAGGTCGTCGCCCGTCGGTACGAACATGCCCCGATTATCCTCACTTCCAACAAAAGCTTTGGGGAATGGGGAGAAATCGTGGGAGATTCGGTTTTGGCGACAGCGATGTTAGATCGATTACTGCATCATTCTATGATTTTCAACCTAAAGGGGGAAAGCTATCGATTACGGGAAAAAAGGCTCCAACAAGAAAAACAGAAGGATCCATGAGGTCCTTCTGGGGAATTTTAAACCGGCGATTTTGGGGAAAAAATAATCGGCCTTGACATTCACGGATGAGATTGATGTCAAAAAGCCAGAACGAGTTGCGGTATTGGGC is a window of Geobacillus kaustophilus DNA encoding:
- a CDS encoding IS630 family transposase, coding for MKRLNITHDHGWTPRTLRKQERKIKNALLRQRVMAVRLVMEGYLGKEAASMVNVCRQTVSHYVSLFNEGGLELLLHRDFAPGREPFLTEEQQEEIKQLVLTTTPAELGWDVASAWNTKLLQSYVEKHFGVCLSREALRKLLHRQGLSWTRPTYTLAKGNPDEQKQFEKQMDLIKKT
- a CDS encoding IS630 family transposase: MITKETEDAVLLYIDETHIRSYHVLRSTWSEVGRQKRVPTFGHHAHVSVFGAVNVHDGDIVLHQTETANAATFLDFLRLLKERHPNRIIALVLDNARIHHARMGKDFLREEGQCFHFLYLPPYSPQLNPIERLWKWLKDTMIANAFHKDRHEIVQAVQRFAHYIQERPEEVLRRLGCSA